Proteins from a single region of Streptomyces sp. Tu 3180:
- a CDS encoding alpha/beta hydrolase — translation MSPHPANDLTHRLVPSPAGRLHVVEQGTGPLVLLVHGFPESWYSWRHQLPALAAAGYRAAAVDVRGYGRSSRPAATDAYRMLELVADNVAAVHALGERTAVVVGHDWGAAIAANSALIRPDVFRAVGMLSVPYAPRGGPRPSTVFASLGGDDEFYVSYFQEPGRAEAEIEPDVRGWLAGFYAALSADTMPAPGAPDPHFVTPGRTLRDRFPAHRSPHWLSEADLDFYAGEFERTGLSGALARYRAVDRDWADLAGHDGAPLTQPSLFAGGGLDASTTWMADAIEAFPRTLPGLTSCHILDGCGHWIQQERPEETNRILTDWLAELPGTAC, via the coding sequence ATGTCACCGCACCCCGCGAACGACCTCACGCACCGGCTCGTCCCCTCGCCCGCGGGACGGCTGCACGTGGTGGAGCAGGGCACCGGCCCGCTGGTGCTGCTCGTCCACGGCTTCCCCGAGTCCTGGTACTCCTGGCGCCACCAGCTGCCCGCCCTGGCCGCGGCCGGCTACCGCGCGGCCGCCGTCGACGTCCGCGGCTACGGCCGTTCCTCCAGGCCCGCCGCCACCGACGCCTACCGCATGCTGGAGCTGGTGGCGGACAACGTCGCGGCGGTGCACGCCCTGGGCGAGCGGACCGCCGTGGTCGTCGGCCACGACTGGGGAGCGGCCATCGCCGCGAACTCCGCACTGATCAGGCCGGACGTCTTCCGCGCGGTGGGCATGCTCAGCGTTCCGTACGCCCCGCGCGGCGGCCCGAGGCCGAGCACGGTCTTCGCGTCGCTGGGCGGCGACGACGAGTTCTACGTCTCGTACTTCCAGGAACCCGGCCGCGCCGAGGCCGAGATCGAGCCCGACGTACGCGGCTGGCTCGCCGGTTTCTACGCGGCCCTGTCCGCCGACACCATGCCCGCACCCGGCGCACCCGACCCCCACTTCGTCACCCCGGGCAGGACCCTGCGCGACCGCTTCCCGGCCCACCGGTCGCCCCACTGGCTGAGCGAGGCCGATCTCGACTTCTACGCCGGGGAGTTCGAGCGCACGGGCCTGAGCGGAGCGCTGGCCCGCTACCGCGCCGTGGACCGCGACTGGGCGGACCTGGCCGGCCACGACGGCGCACCCCTCACCCAGCCGTCCCTGTTCGCCGGCGGCGGCCTGGACGCGTCCACCACGTGGATGGCCGACGCGATCGAGGCGTTCCCCCGCACGCTCCCCGGCCTGACGTCCTGTCACATCCTCGACGGCTGCGGCCACTGGATCCAGCAGGAACGCCCCGAGGAGACCAACCGCATCCTGACGGACTGGCTCGCGGAGCTGCCCGGAACGGCGTGCTAG
- a CDS encoding carbohydrate ABC transporter permease has protein sequence MSVTDSTRPHPRLLGRATVNAVVGLSVLYTLLPVLWLVLAAAKNRDALFGSDLLSLGDFSFLRNLGDLFAMDGGLYGRWYVNSLLYAVLGAAVGSLVSVACGYAFDKYRFRHKEKLFGLVLAAVMVPQTVLALPLYLMASGAGVVNTFWAVFVPVLFNPFGVYLGRVFSQGYVPDEVLEAARIDGAGELTTYVRVALRMLGPGLVTVFLFQLTAIWNNFFLPMVMLSDQDLYPVSLGLYQWNSSASVSPEYYPVVIMGALLAVLPLVLAFALLQRFWRSGLTAGAVK, from the coding sequence ATGAGCGTCACCGACAGCACCCGGCCGCACCCCCGGCTGCTGGGCCGGGCCACGGTCAACGCCGTCGTCGGCCTGTCCGTCCTCTACACGCTGCTGCCCGTGCTGTGGCTGGTGCTCGCCGCCGCCAAGAACCGGGACGCGCTGTTCGGCAGCGACCTGCTGTCCCTGGGCGACTTCTCCTTCCTGCGGAACCTGGGCGACCTGTTCGCCATGGACGGCGGCCTGTACGGACGCTGGTACGTCAACAGCCTGCTGTACGCCGTGCTCGGCGCCGCCGTCGGCTCGCTGGTGAGCGTCGCCTGCGGCTACGCCTTCGACAAGTACCGCTTCCGGCACAAGGAGAAGCTGTTCGGGCTGGTGCTCGCCGCCGTCATGGTGCCGCAGACCGTCCTCGCCCTGCCGCTGTACCTGATGGCCTCCGGGGCGGGAGTCGTCAACACCTTCTGGGCGGTGTTCGTCCCGGTCCTGTTCAACCCGTTCGGCGTCTACCTCGGCCGCGTCTTCAGCCAGGGCTACGTGCCCGACGAGGTGCTGGAGGCCGCGCGCATCGACGGCGCGGGGGAGCTGACCACCTACGTCCGGGTGGCGCTGCGGATGCTCGGCCCCGGCCTGGTCACCGTCTTCCTCTTCCAGCTCACCGCGATCTGGAACAACTTCTTCCTGCCCATGGTGATGCTGTCCGACCAGGACCTGTATCCCGTCAGCCTCGGCCTGTACCAGTGGAACAGCTCCGCGTCGGTCTCGCCGGAGTACTACCCCGTCGTCATCATGGGGGCGCTGCTCGCCGTGCTGCCGCTCGTCCTCGCCTTCGCCCTGCTCCAGCGCTTCTGGCGCAGCGGTCTGACCGCCGGCGCCGTGAAGTGA
- a CDS encoding transferase, whose product MSTARTTELRADCSAGTDGRITFRLRLPQAEAGAAHPRLLLVLRPKKGRPEEASHVLGLEPGGDHLRAVLEPRPVLAEGRWDAYLLRGPDAGRERLRPGLRDLRLLVDGGARQWTSPVAVRVPYATKDGFLALRAWRRTAHAEAGPIDIADGAMTVRARLHGAELSGDAAVRLRLRGGGTEREYRPRPAGDGDFSFTVDYAELAEGTPGSRVWDAFLRPAAGAPPVRIGRLFDDVADRKGVYVYPRVTVGGAAVRPYYTVDNDLAVEVTAAG is encoded by the coding sequence ATGAGCACCGCACGCACCACGGAACTCCGCGCCGACTGCTCGGCCGGCACCGACGGCCGGATCACCTTCCGCCTGCGGCTGCCGCAGGCGGAAGCAGGCGCGGCGCACCCCCGGCTGCTGCTGGTCCTGCGGCCGAAGAAGGGACGGCCCGAGGAGGCGTCGCACGTCCTCGGCCTCGAACCCGGCGGCGACCACCTCCGCGCCGTGCTGGAACCCCGGCCGGTGCTCGCGGAGGGCCGCTGGGACGCGTACCTGCTGCGCGGACCGGACGCCGGACGCGAGCGGCTGCGCCCCGGGCTGCGGGACCTGCGGCTGCTCGTCGACGGGGGCGCGCGCCAGTGGACGTCCCCGGTGGCCGTCAGGGTGCCGTACGCCACCAAGGACGGCTTCCTCGCCCTCCGCGCCTGGCGGCGCACCGCCCACGCGGAGGCCGGACCCATCGACATCGCGGACGGGGCGATGACGGTCCGCGCCCGTCTCCACGGCGCCGAACTCTCCGGGGACGCCGCCGTGCGGCTGCGGCTGCGCGGCGGGGGAACCGAGCGCGAGTACCGGCCCCGCCCGGCGGGGGACGGGGACTTCTCCTTCACGGTCGACTACGCGGAACTGGCGGAGGGGACCCCGGGCTCCCGGGTCTGGGACGCCTTCCTCCGGCCCGCGGCCGGCGCGCCCCCGGTCAGGATCGGCCGCCTGTTCGACGACGTGGCGGACCGCAAGGGGGTGTACGTGTACCCGAGGGTCACCGTCGGCGGGGCCGCCGTACGGCCCTACTACACCGTCGACAACGACCTCGCCGTGGAGGTGACCGCGGCCGGCTGA
- a CDS encoding substrate-binding domain-containing protein — translation MREPVELRRQRILAAIEARGSARVSDLAAELQVSVVTVRRDVEELAREGRLRRGHGVVRSALAAQEPPATTPPDGDAVAVVVPERHSYLYESLHGARSVLEAAGKRIALHIAPQVAGAERPLVERALADGATGLLLAPRWRTRADEEGDCAWLAALDVPAVLMERRPRAGSALHAMDSVCSDHGYGARLAVQHLVELGHRRIVFATRDDSPTARTLRAAFARIAEEHPLVERWAWTLSAPGAGQDGPYTARETAELSALLRETGATAAVLHGDVDALMLVQQLADDGVRVPEDCSVVAYDDVVAGLGTTPLTAVAPPKADVGRAAAELLLQRLDAPRGPAGPVRRIELLPALSVRGSTRARAGSGERAERAGRARPTR, via the coding sequence ATGCGGGAGCCGGTCGAGCTCAGGAGACAGCGGATCCTGGCCGCGATCGAGGCCCGCGGTTCGGCGCGGGTGAGCGACCTCGCCGCCGAGCTGCAGGTGTCGGTGGTGACGGTGCGCCGGGACGTGGAGGAGCTGGCCCGCGAGGGCAGGCTGCGGCGCGGGCACGGCGTCGTCCGCTCCGCCCTCGCCGCACAGGAACCGCCCGCGACGACGCCCCCGGACGGGGACGCGGTGGCCGTCGTCGTCCCGGAGCGGCACTCCTACCTCTACGAGTCCCTGCACGGCGCCCGGTCGGTGCTCGAGGCGGCCGGCAAGCGCATCGCGCTGCACATCGCGCCGCAGGTGGCCGGTGCCGAGCGGCCCCTGGTGGAGCGGGCCCTCGCGGACGGCGCCACGGGCCTTCTGCTGGCCCCGCGCTGGCGCACCCGGGCCGACGAGGAGGGCGACTGCGCCTGGCTCGCCGCGCTGGACGTGCCCGCGGTGCTGATGGAGCGGCGGCCCCGGGCGGGCAGCGCGCTGCACGCGATGGACTCGGTCTGCTCCGACCACGGCTACGGCGCCCGGCTCGCCGTGCAGCACCTGGTGGAACTCGGCCACCGGCGGATCGTGTTCGCCACCCGGGACGACAGCCCCACCGCGCGCACCCTGCGGGCCGCGTTCGCGCGGATCGCCGAGGAGCATCCGCTGGTGGAGCGGTGGGCGTGGACGCTGAGCGCCCCGGGGGCGGGCCAGGACGGTCCGTACACGGCCCGGGAGACGGCGGAGCTGTCCGCGCTGCTGCGCGAGACGGGCGCCACGGCGGCGGTGCTGCACGGCGACGTCGACGCGCTGATGCTCGTGCAGCAGCTGGCGGACGACGGCGTGCGGGTGCCCGAGGACTGCTCGGTCGTGGCGTACGACGACGTGGTGGCCGGGCTCGGGACCACGCCGCTGACGGCCGTCGCCCCGCCCAAGGCGGACGTCGGACGGGCCGCGGCGGAGCTGCTGCTCCAGCGGCTCGACGCGCCGCGCGGCCCCGCGGGGCCGGTGCGGCGGATCGAACTGCTGCCGGCGCTGAGCGTGCGCGGATCGACCCGTGCGCGGGCCGGCTCCGGGGAACGGGCGGAGCGAGCAGGACGAGCGCGACCAACGCGATGA
- a CDS encoding sugar ABC transporter substrate-binding protein: MPGRHPRRSVLAAMAAAPLTGALGACSGGAQAPSRSTRGTSKATRVTFWSALRGSQEVVDAFNRTHDRIQVDFQQIPSGGQGGYAKLSNAARAGNAPDVATIEYPQVPGFAIDGVALDVTDLVGDSLRAKLLPQAFGLTTFQGRTFSVPLDVEPMVMHYRADLFDRYGLEVPRTWEEFAALASTVRRKAPDRRLVLFPTDGATQFAAYSWQAGAQWFDTRDGAWNVSLADAPTRRVAAYWQDLIDRGDVFVNAVESRQSDAQIGGGLVLTRLSGAWDAGAQMNARPGQRDQWRIAPLPQWDPGRPAVGTHGGSTFAVTKDSRHPEAAMEFIEWQVSHPDALRARLSSGTSSQYPAASALVAVGRDAFDRSYYGGQDVYGLFRQEAEKIRDGWVWGPRMTATGKVMQDSFARVGAGRGSLVDAVRAAQEGTMPDLLALGLSTTQHST, encoded by the coding sequence ATGCCCGGTCGACACCCCCGTCGATCCGTGCTCGCCGCGATGGCCGCCGCGCCGCTGACAGGAGCCCTGGGCGCCTGCAGCGGGGGAGCGCAGGCCCCGTCACGCAGCACGAGAGGTACCAGCAAGGCCACACGCGTCACCTTCTGGTCCGCCCTGCGCGGCAGCCAGGAGGTCGTCGACGCCTTCAACCGCACGCACGACCGCATCCAGGTCGACTTCCAGCAGATCCCCTCCGGCGGCCAGGGCGGCTACGCCAAGCTCAGCAACGCCGCCCGGGCCGGCAACGCCCCCGACGTCGCCACGATCGAGTACCCGCAGGTGCCGGGCTTCGCCATCGACGGCGTCGCCCTCGACGTCACCGACCTGGTCGGCGACTCCCTGCGGGCGAAGCTGCTGCCCCAGGCCTTCGGCCTGACCACCTTCCAGGGACGGACGTTCAGCGTGCCGCTGGACGTGGAGCCCATGGTCATGCACTACCGCGCCGACCTCTTCGACCGCTACGGACTGGAGGTCCCGCGCACCTGGGAGGAGTTCGCCGCCCTCGCGTCCACCGTGCGCCGCAAGGCGCCCGACCGGCGGCTCGTGCTGTTCCCCACCGACGGGGCCACCCAGTTCGCCGCCTACTCCTGGCAGGCGGGGGCCCAGTGGTTCGACACCCGCGACGGCGCCTGGAACGTCTCCCTCGCCGACGCGCCGACCCGGCGCGTGGCGGCGTACTGGCAGGACCTCATCGACCGCGGCGACGTCTTCGTGAACGCCGTCGAGAGCAGGCAGTCCGACGCCCAGATCGGGGGCGGCCTGGTCCTCACCCGGCTCAGCGGGGCCTGGGACGCCGGTGCCCAGATGAACGCCCGCCCCGGTCAGCGAGACCAGTGGCGCATCGCCCCGCTGCCGCAGTGGGACCCGGGCCGCCCCGCCGTCGGCACGCACGGCGGCTCCACGTTCGCCGTCACCAAGGACAGCCGCCACCCCGAGGCGGCGATGGAGTTCATCGAGTGGCAGGTCTCCCACCCCGACGCCCTGCGCGCCCGCCTCTCCAGCGGCACCAGCAGCCAGTACCCGGCGGCCTCCGCCCTGGTCGCGGTCGGCCGGGACGCCTTCGACCGGTCCTACTACGGCGGCCAGGACGTCTACGGCCTCTTCCGGCAGGAGGCGGAGAAGATCCGCGACGGCTGGGTCTGGGGCCCGCGGATGACCGCCACCGGCAAGGTCATGCAGGACTCCTTCGCCCGCGTCGGCGCGGGCCGCGGCTCCCTCGTCGACGCGGTGCGCGCCGCCCAGGAGGGCACCATGCCCGACCTGCTGGCCCTCGGCCTGTCGACCACCCAGCACAGCACCTGA
- a CDS encoding STM4011 family radical SAM protein — protein MDLTLLYRGPLASCDYDCPYCPFAKRRDSREQLRADRACLERFADWATGQTGDRLSLLFTPWGEGLVRSWYRNTLTHLSHQPHIRRVAIQTNLSCRTDWLAGADLTTLALWCTYHPGQTPYDRFLAKCRELVRLGVRFSVGVVGLPEHLEAARRLRADLPDQVYLWVNAAEGHAYDDAEADVWTALDPLFPYSRRPHASAGAPCRTGESVISVDGEGTVRRCHFVRTELGNLYDGTYRAALRPRPCPLATCDCHIGYVHLETLPLYDVFAGGVLERVPAPAG, from the coding sequence ATGGACCTGACCCTCCTCTACCGGGGCCCGCTGGCCTCGTGCGACTACGACTGCCCGTACTGTCCCTTCGCCAAGCGCCGCGACAGCCGTGAGCAGCTGCGCGCGGACCGCGCCTGCCTGGAGCGGTTCGCCGACTGGGCCACCGGGCAGACCGGCGACCGGCTCTCCCTCCTCTTCACCCCCTGGGGCGAGGGCCTGGTCCGCTCCTGGTACCGGAACACCCTGACGCACCTGTCCCACCAGCCCCACATCCGCCGCGTCGCCATCCAGACGAACCTCAGCTGCCGCACCGACTGGCTCGCCGGCGCCGACCTCACCACCCTCGCGCTGTGGTGCACGTACCACCCGGGTCAGACCCCGTACGACCGCTTCCTGGCCAAGTGCCGCGAACTGGTCCGCCTGGGCGTCCGGTTCAGCGTCGGCGTCGTCGGCCTGCCCGAGCACCTCGAAGCGGCCCGGCGGCTGCGCGCCGACCTGCCGGACCAGGTGTACCTGTGGGTCAACGCCGCCGAGGGCCACGCCTACGACGACGCCGAGGCCGACGTGTGGACCGCGCTGGACCCGCTCTTCCCCTACAGCCGCCGGCCCCACGCCAGCGCGGGTGCGCCCTGCCGCACGGGGGAGTCCGTGATCTCGGTCGACGGGGAGGGCACGGTCCGCCGCTGCCACTTCGTGCGCACCGAGCTCGGCAACCTCTACGACGGCACCTACCGCGCGGCGCTGCGCCCGCGCCCCTGCCCGCTCGCCACCTGCGACTGCCACATCGGCTACGTCCACCTGGAGACGCTCCCGCTGTACGACGTGTTCGCGGGCGGTGTCCTGGAGCGCGTCCCGGCCCCGGCCGGGTAG
- a CDS encoding glycosyltransferase family 4 protein, with translation MKISFLIHNAYGIGGTITTTFNLAGALAERHDVEVVSVLRHREHPNLTPHPGVGLRALVDLRREKDHPLHRRPARVFPSAEYRHHQYSELTDQRIAECLEGTDADVVIGTRPGLNVHLALQAPRHVARVGQEHLTLDNHSPALRTALRRAYRHLDVLTTVTEADAGAYRRRMRLPGVRVEALANSVPDPVLPAADGSAKIVIAAGRLVPVKRYDLIIEAFARVVAEFPDWRLRIYGKGEEEDRLRARIETLGLWNNVFLMGAATPMEAEWVKGSIGAAASDFEPFGMTIVEAMRCGLPVVSTDCPYGPGEIIKDGEDGRLVPVGDGRAFGAALLDLIRDDERRRRMGRAAVDHARRFAPGPVVARAERLLEEAVEARRGGRRGAPGRGGMHHALLTRGHAARDLAHAAAFGALRTVRKGRR, from the coding sequence ATGAAGATCTCTTTTCTGATCCACAACGCCTACGGGATCGGAGGCACGATCACCACCACGTTCAACCTGGCGGGCGCCCTCGCCGAACGGCACGACGTGGAGGTCGTCTCCGTGTTACGGCACCGGGAGCACCCCAACCTCACGCCGCACCCCGGGGTGGGACTGCGCGCACTGGTGGACCTGCGGCGGGAGAAGGACCATCCGCTGCACCGGAGACCGGCCAGGGTGTTCCCCTCCGCCGAGTACCGCCACCACCAGTACAGCGAACTGACCGACCAGCGGATCGCCGAGTGCCTGGAGGGCACGGACGCCGACGTGGTCATCGGCACCCGCCCGGGTCTCAACGTGCACCTCGCGCTCCAGGCCCCCCGGCACGTCGCACGCGTCGGCCAGGAACACCTCACCCTGGACAACCACTCGCCCGCGCTGCGCACCGCGCTGCGCCGCGCCTACCGCCACCTCGACGTGCTCACCACCGTCACCGAGGCGGACGCCGGCGCCTACCGGCGCAGGATGCGGCTGCCCGGCGTACGGGTGGAGGCCCTCGCCAACAGCGTCCCCGACCCCGTCCTGCCCGCCGCGGACGGCAGCGCCAAAATCGTGATCGCGGCCGGCCGGCTGGTCCCGGTGAAGCGGTACGACCTGATCATCGAGGCGTTCGCCCGGGTCGTCGCCGAGTTTCCCGACTGGCGGTTGCGCATCTACGGCAAGGGCGAGGAAGAGGACCGGCTGCGCGCACGGATCGAGACGCTCGGCCTGTGGAACAACGTCTTCCTCATGGGCGCGGCCACCCCCATGGAAGCCGAGTGGGTCAAGGGCTCGATCGGCGCGGCCGCGTCCGACTTCGAGCCGTTCGGCATGACCATCGTCGAGGCGATGCGCTGCGGACTGCCCGTCGTGAGCACCGACTGCCCCTACGGGCCGGGCGAGATCATCAAGGACGGCGAGGACGGCCGGCTGGTGCCGGTCGGGGACGGCAGGGCCTTCGGCGCGGCGCTCCTGGACCTGATACGCGACGACGAGCGGCGCCGCCGCATGGGCAGGGCGGCCGTCGACCACGCACGCCGGTTCGCCCCCGGGCCGGTCGTGGCGCGGGCGGAACGCCTCCTGGAGGAGGCGGTGGAGGCCAGGAGAGGCGGACGGCGCGGCGCACCCGGCCGGGGCGGGATGCACCACGCCCTCCTCACCCGGGGCCACGCCGCCCGTGACCTCGCCCACGCCGCCGCCTTCGGGGCGCTGCGCACCGTACGGAAGGGACGCCGATGA
- a CDS encoding sugar ABC transporter permease: MTATTGHPVRTPAPPTVLPAGRLRRTARRRRLGACGVLMTPFFLLLVTVFLVPVGTAVYLSFHSDDQPGLGFGPERTVFVGLRAYAAVLTDPTFLGGLGTVALYCLVYIPLVVAGALALALLLDSGAVRLRAWAQLGLFLPHAVPGIIAALIWLYLYTPGISPVVDLLARADVTVDFLGVHTVLPSIVNIALWSNLGYNTVVFYAALQAVPREVIEAAVVDGAGPVRTALRVKTPLVRASTVMVAMFTLIWALQLFTEPMLLSQSSPMINSRFSPSMYIYDAAFTRNNYSLAAAASVVLLLCTVALSYGVTRFTSRNAAAEEAR; this comes from the coding sequence ATGACCGCGACCACCGGGCACCCCGTGCGGACCCCCGCACCGCCCACCGTCCTCCCCGCCGGCCGTCTCCGCAGGACCGCCCGCCGCCGCCGGCTGGGCGCCTGCGGCGTGCTGATGACGCCCTTCTTCCTCCTGCTGGTCACCGTCTTCCTCGTCCCCGTCGGCACGGCGGTGTACCTGAGCTTCCACAGCGACGACCAGCCCGGCCTCGGCTTCGGTCCCGAGCGCACCGTCTTCGTGGGACTGCGCGCCTACGCCGCCGTCCTGACCGACCCGACCTTCCTCGGCGGACTCGGCACCGTCGCCCTGTACTGCCTGGTCTACATCCCGCTCGTGGTGGCCGGCGCGCTCGCCCTCGCCCTGCTGCTGGACTCCGGAGCCGTCCGCCTGCGCGCCTGGGCCCAGCTCGGTCTCTTCCTGCCGCACGCGGTGCCCGGCATCATCGCCGCCCTGATCTGGCTGTACCTGTACACCCCCGGCATCAGCCCGGTCGTCGACCTGCTCGCCCGCGCCGACGTCACCGTCGACTTCCTGGGCGTGCACACCGTCCTGCCGTCCATCGTGAACATCGCCCTGTGGAGCAACCTCGGCTACAACACGGTGGTCTTCTACGCCGCCCTGCAGGCCGTTCCCCGCGAGGTGATCGAGGCCGCCGTCGTCGACGGCGCCGGCCCCGTGCGCACCGCGCTCCGGGTCAAGACCCCGCTGGTGCGGGCCTCCACCGTGATGGTCGCGATGTTCACCCTGATCTGGGCCCTGCAGCTGTTCACCGAGCCGATGCTGCTCAGCCAGTCCTCACCGATGATCAACTCCCGGTTCTCGCCCAGCATGTACATCTACGACGCGGCCTTCACCCGCAACAACTACAGCCTGGCCGCGGCCGCCTCGGTCGTCCTGCTGCTGTGCACCGTCGCCCTGTCCTACGGCGTCACCCGCTTCACCAGCCGCAACGCCGCCGCCGAGGAGGCCCGATGA
- the pgm gene encoding phosphoglucomutase (alpha-D-glucose-1,6-bisphosphate-dependent) yields MQHERAGGPAGPEDLVDVARLVTAYYALHPDPEDPGQRVAFGTSGHRGSSLAAAFNDDHIAATSQAICEYRAEQGTDGPLFLGADTHALSEPARVTALEVFAANGVTVLIDSADGYTPTPAVSHAILTHNRGRTTGLADGVVVTPSHNPPADGGFKYNPPSGGPAGSEATGWIQDRANAIIRGGLKDVRRIPYARALAAPGTGRHDFLGTYVADLPSVLDLDAIRAAGVRIGADPLGGASVAYWGRIAEQHGIDLTVVNPLTDPTWRFMTLDWDGRIRMDCSSPHAMASLIERRDRFDIATGNDADADRHGIVTPDAGLMNPNHYLATAIGYLYAHRERWPSGAGVGKTLVSSAMIDRVAADLKRELVEVPVGFKWFVDGLAGGSLGFGGEESAGASFLRRDGSVWTTDKDGIILALLASEITAVTGKTPSEHYAALTARFGEPAYERIDAPATREEKARLAKLSPAQVTADTLAGEAVTAVLTEAPGNGAPIGGIKVTTDSAWFAARPSGTEDVYKIYAESFQGPDHLRRVQEEARGVVLAALGG; encoded by the coding sequence ATGCAGCACGAGCGAGCGGGTGGCCCGGCCGGCCCCGAGGATCTCGTCGACGTCGCTCGGCTGGTCACGGCGTACTACGCACTGCACCCCGACCCCGAGGACCCGGGCCAGCGCGTCGCGTTCGGGACGTCGGGACACCGCGGCTCGTCCCTGGCGGCCGCGTTCAACGACGACCACATCGCCGCGACCAGCCAGGCCATCTGCGAGTACCGCGCCGAGCAGGGCACCGACGGTCCGCTCTTCCTGGGGGCCGACACCCACGCGCTGTCCGAGCCCGCGCGGGTCACCGCCCTGGAGGTGTTCGCGGCCAACGGGGTCACGGTGCTCATCGACAGCGCCGACGGCTACACCCCGACCCCGGCGGTCTCGCACGCCATCCTCACCCACAACCGGGGCCGCACCACGGGCCTCGCGGACGGCGTCGTCGTCACCCCCTCCCACAACCCGCCCGCCGACGGCGGCTTCAAGTACAACCCGCCGAGCGGCGGCCCCGCGGGCTCGGAGGCGACCGGCTGGATCCAGGACCGGGCCAACGCCATCATCCGGGGCGGCCTGAAGGACGTCCGCCGCATCCCCTACGCCCGCGCCCTCGCCGCCCCCGGCACCGGCCGTCACGACTTCCTGGGCACCTACGTCGCCGACCTGCCGAGCGTGCTGGACCTGGACGCGATCCGCGCGGCCGGGGTCCGCATCGGCGCCGACCCGCTGGGCGGGGCGTCCGTCGCCTACTGGGGCCGGATCGCCGAGCAGCACGGCATCGACCTCACGGTGGTCAACCCGCTCACCGACCCCACCTGGCGGTTCATGACGCTGGACTGGGACGGCAGGATCCGCATGGACTGCTCCTCGCCCCACGCCATGGCGTCCCTCATCGAGCGGCGCGACCGCTTCGACATCGCCACCGGCAACGACGCCGACGCCGACCGGCACGGCATCGTCACCCCGGACGCCGGCCTGATGAACCCCAACCACTACCTCGCCACCGCCATCGGCTACCTGTACGCGCACCGCGAGCGGTGGCCGTCCGGGGCGGGGGTCGGCAAGACGCTGGTGTCCTCCGCGATGATCGACCGGGTCGCCGCCGACCTGAAGCGCGAACTGGTCGAGGTGCCGGTCGGTTTCAAGTGGTTCGTGGACGGACTCGCGGGCGGCTCCCTCGGCTTCGGCGGCGAGGAGTCGGCCGGCGCGTCCTTCCTGCGCAGGGACGGCTCGGTGTGGACCACCGACAAGGACGGCATCATCCTCGCGCTGCTGGCCTCCGAGATCACGGCGGTCACCGGGAAGACCCCCTCCGAGCACTACGCCGCGCTCACCGCCCGCTTCGGCGAGCCCGCCTACGAGCGGATCGACGCCCCGGCGACCCGTGAGGAGAAGGCCCGCCTCGCGAAGCTCTCTCCCGCCCAGGTCACCGCGGACACCCTCGCCGGGGAAGCGGTCACCGCGGTGCTCACCGAGGCCCCCGGCAACGGCGCGCCCATCGGGGGCATCAAGGTGACCACGGACAGCGCCTGGTTCGCCGCCCGCCCGTCGGGCACCGAGGACGTCTACAAGATCTACGCCGAGTCGTTCCAGGGCCCCGACCACCTCCGCCGGGTGCAGGAGGAGGCCAGGGGCGTGGTCCTCGCGGCACTGGGCGGCTGA